A single region of the Pseudomonas sp. GGS8 genome encodes:
- a CDS encoding HlyD family secretion protein: MKKPFLTLGRVVLTLLIVTFALVVVWRMVMYYMFAPWTRDGHIRADIVQIAPDVSGLIQQVDVRDNQWVKRGQVLFSIDQDRFKLALRQAKAAVADRQETLAQAQREAKRNRGLGNLVPAEQLEESQSRVARAEVALMEAQVTVDSAQLNLDRSVIRSPVDGYVNDRAPRSQEFVSAGHPVLSVVDSNSFHIDGYFEETKLDGIHVGQSVDIRVIGDRARLRGHVESIVAGIEDRDRSSGSNLLPNVNPAFSWVRLAQRIPVRIAFDEVPEDFRMIAGRTATVSIIDDQTGGPAK, translated from the coding sequence ATGAAAAAACCTTTTTTGACCCTCGGCCGTGTGGTCCTGACGTTGTTGATCGTGACCTTCGCCCTTGTCGTGGTCTGGCGCATGGTCATGTATTACATGTTCGCGCCCTGGACCCGGGACGGGCACATCCGTGCCGACATCGTGCAGATTGCCCCGGACGTCTCCGGGCTGATCCAGCAAGTGGACGTGCGCGACAACCAGTGGGTGAAACGCGGCCAGGTGCTGTTCAGCATCGATCAGGACCGCTTCAAACTGGCCCTGCGTCAAGCCAAAGCGGCAGTCGCCGACCGTCAGGAAACCCTGGCCCAGGCTCAGCGCGAGGCCAAGCGTAACCGTGGCTTGGGCAATCTGGTCCCGGCCGAGCAACTGGAAGAAAGCCAGTCCCGGGTGGCCCGCGCCGAAGTAGCGTTGATGGAGGCGCAAGTGACGGTGGACAGCGCCCAGCTCAACCTTGACCGCTCAGTGATCCGCAGCCCGGTGGATGGTTACGTCAACGACCGGGCGCCGCGCTCCCAGGAGTTCGTCAGCGCCGGGCACCCGGTGTTGTCGGTGGTCGACAGCAACTCCTTCCACATCGACGGTTATTTCGAAGAAACCAAACTGGACGGCATTCATGTCGGCCAAAGCGTCGATATTCGCGTGATCGGCGACCGTGCGCGCCTGCGCGGGCACGTCGAAAGCATCGTCGCCGGCATCGAAGACCGCGACCGCAGCAGCGGCAGCAACCTGTTGCCCAACGTCAACCCAGCGTTCAGTTGGGTGCGGCTGGCCCAGCGGATTCCGGTGCGAATCGCGTTTGATGAGGTGCCGGAGGATTTCCGCATGATTGCCGGGCGTACAGCCACCGTATCGATCATTGACGATCAAACCGGGGGGCCGGCGAAATGA
- a CDS encoding NADH:ubiquinone oxidoreductase subunit N has product MKNPYAPGFWCAIAALVLLSATYFYGVMLAHQIDKALIFLDSAAALIAVMAIVVVAWASLQNQRIKKRQLEQGKTLVLIWDTKVALRRVETVFDRYFWGSYWQPGRTFQEVMGELTGTPLEKSLETLKKQCQALDKQVADEGWHWLNNARELSDVATAMARERYQLDFCDPRGEVTGGAVINRDFEVLVYTWTARLKSFDHQLDEIEVQYS; this is encoded by the coding sequence ATGAAAAACCCTTACGCTCCCGGCTTCTGGTGCGCCATTGCGGCATTGGTTTTGCTGTCGGCCACCTATTTCTATGGCGTCATGCTGGCCCACCAGATCGACAAGGCGCTGATCTTCCTCGACAGCGCGGCGGCACTGATCGCCGTGATGGCCATCGTGGTGGTCGCCTGGGCTTCGCTCCAGAACCAGCGCATCAAGAAACGACAACTTGAACAAGGCAAAACCCTGGTGCTGATCTGGGACACCAAGGTGGCTTTGCGCCGGGTAGAAACGGTGTTCGACCGGTATTTCTGGGGCAGTTACTGGCAACCGGGGCGCACGTTTCAGGAGGTCATGGGCGAACTCACTGGCACGCCGCTGGAAAAAAGCCTCGAAACCTTGAAGAAGCAATGCCAGGCGCTGGACAAGCAAGTGGCCGACGAGGGCTGGCACTGGCTCAACAATGCCCGCGAGCTGTCCGATGTCGCCACCGCTATGGCCCGCGAACGCTATCAGCTGGACTTCTGTGACCCACGCGGGGAGGTGACCGGCGGGGCGGTGATCAATCGGGATTTTGAAGTGCTGGTGTATACGTGGACCGCACGGCTGAAAAGCTTTGATCATCAGCTTGATGAAATTGAAGTGCAGTATTCCTGA
- a CDS encoding DUF1656 domain-containing protein encodes MIGDLDISGVFLPTLLVLMGITYVLFLLVHGALTRLHFYRLVWHRALFNVALYAVLLGAVDSLSRYLMT; translated from the coding sequence ATGATCGGTGATCTGGATATCAGCGGGGTGTTCCTGCCCACGCTGCTGGTGCTGATGGGTATTACCTATGTGTTGTTCCTGTTGGTGCACGGGGCGCTGACGCGCCTGCACTTTTACCGTCTGGTCTGGCACCGGGCATTGTTCAACGTGGCTCTCTACGCTGTGCTGCTCGGCGCCGTGGACTCACTCAGTCGATACCTGATGACATGA
- the pgaB gene encoding poly-beta-1,6-N-acetyl-D-glucosamine N-deacetylase PgaB has product MPFISRFILLLGVLLISACAQQAPTFAPPSERTVSANEKPWPKNHVLGIAYHDVEDRDPDQAVVAVRTERMIEQLAWLRENNYHPVTVDQIIAARKGGPELPPRAILLSFDDGYSSFYTRVLPVLRAYNWHALLAPVGVWIDTPLNQPVDFAGTPRKRSDFLTWEQIREISRSGLVEIAAHTDASHKGVLANPQGNLQPAAATRRYDAATGRYETEAQFQARMRADVAAISEKIRKATGYKPRVWVWPYGTADGTSLQVINDQGYQMALTLDDGLDALDNLMSSPRFLVASDPDGEHFANSIVAVQSESPMRVVHVDLDNVYDPDPAQQEINLGKLVQRMADMGANTVFLQAFADPAGDGLVRSLYFPNRHLPMRADIFDRVAWQLRTRAHVKVYAWMPVLSFALDSKLPRVTRWDPKTGTTSIDPDQYKRLSPFDPNVRRIIGEIYEDVARLTSVDGILYHDDAVLSDFEDAGPEALKVYAANGLPGSIAALRDDPATLQRWTRFKSRYLIDFTHELTAKVRAIRGPQVSTARNIFAEPMLNPESEAWFAQNLDDFLGAYDWTAPMAMPLMEKQSLQQSGPWLEALVATVKSRPGALDRTVFELQARDWTKNKDSDIDGAQLADWMGRLKRQGATSFGYYPDDFLENQPDLKTVRPALSNKWNP; this is encoded by the coding sequence ATGCCTTTTATTTCGCGTTTCATCCTCCTGCTGGGAGTGCTGTTGATCAGCGCCTGTGCCCAGCAAGCCCCGACCTTCGCACCGCCGTCTGAACGCACAGTGTCGGCCAATGAAAAGCCGTGGCCGAAAAACCATGTATTGGGGATCGCTTACCACGATGTCGAAGACCGCGACCCCGATCAGGCGGTGGTGGCCGTGCGCACCGAGCGCATGATCGAGCAACTGGCATGGTTGCGGGAGAACAACTACCACCCGGTCACCGTTGACCAGATCATCGCCGCTCGCAAAGGCGGCCCTGAATTGCCGCCACGGGCGATCCTGCTGAGTTTCGACGACGGCTATTCGAGTTTCTACACCCGCGTGTTGCCGGTGCTGCGTGCCTATAACTGGCACGCCTTGCTGGCGCCGGTCGGGGTGTGGATCGACACGCCGCTGAACCAGCCAGTGGACTTCGCCGGCACACCGCGCAAGCGTTCGGATTTTTTGACCTGGGAGCAGATCCGCGAGATTTCCCGGTCTGGCCTGGTGGAAATCGCCGCCCACACCGACGCCAGCCACAAAGGCGTATTGGCCAACCCTCAAGGCAACCTGCAGCCGGCGGCCGCGACCCGGCGCTATGACGCCGCGACCGGTCGTTATGAAACCGAAGCCCAATTCCAGGCGCGGATGCGCGCCGATGTGGCGGCCATCTCGGAGAAGATCCGCAAGGCCACCGGTTACAAGCCGCGGGTCTGGGTCTGGCCATACGGCACTGCGGATGGCACCTCGCTGCAAGTGATCAACGACCAGGGGTATCAGATGGCCCTGACCCTGGACGACGGCCTCGATGCCCTCGACAACCTGATGAGCAGCCCGCGCTTTCTGGTGGCCTCGGACCCGGATGGCGAACACTTCGCCAACAGCATCGTCGCGGTGCAGTCCGAGTCGCCGATGCGCGTGGTGCATGTGGATCTGGACAACGTTTACGACCCGGATCCGGCCCAACAGGAAATCAATCTCGGCAAACTGGTCCAGCGCATGGCCGACATGGGCGCCAACACGGTGTTCCTGCAAGCCTTCGCCGACCCCGCGGGCGATGGCCTGGTGCGCTCGCTGTACTTCCCCAACCGCCACCTGCCGATGCGCGCCGATATCTTCGATCGCGTGGCCTGGCAGTTGCGCACCCGGGCTCACGTCAAAGTCTATGCCTGGATGCCGGTGCTGAGTTTTGCCCTGGATTCGAAGTTGCCGCGCGTTACTCGCTGGGACCCGAAAACCGGCACCACGTCGATCGATCCAGACCAGTACAAGCGCCTGTCGCCATTCGACCCGAACGTGCGGCGCATCATCGGTGAAATCTACGAAGACGTGGCACGCCTGACCTCGGTCGACGGCATCCTCTATCACGATGACGCCGTGCTGTCGGACTTCGAAGACGCTGGCCCCGAAGCCCTGAAGGTCTATGCCGCCAACGGTCTGCCCGGTTCGATTGCCGCCCTGCGCGACGACCCAGCCACCCTGCAACGCTGGACGCGGTTCAAGAGCCGCTACCTGATCGATTTCACCCATGAGCTGACCGCCAAGGTCCGCGCCATTCGCGGCCCGCAGGTAAGCACGGCGCGCAATATTTTCGCCGAGCCGATGCTCAACCCCGAGAGCGAAGCCTGGTTTGCGCAGAACCTCGACGACTTCCTGGGTGCCTACGACTGGACGGCACCGATGGCCATGCCACTGATGGAGAAACAGAGCCTCCAGCAATCCGGCCCCTGGCTCGAAGCGCTGGTGGCGACGGTCAAATCGCGTCCCGGCGCCCTCGATCGCACGGTGTTCGAGTTGCAGGCCCGCGACTGGACGAAAAACAAAGACTCCGACATCGACGGCGCGCAGTTGGCCGACTGGATGGGCCGCCTCAAGCGTCAGGGCGCCACCAGTTTCGGCTACTACCCGGACGACTTTCTCGAAAACCAGCCGGACCTGAAAACCGTGCGGCCCGCGCTCTCCAACAAGTGGAATCCATAA
- a CDS encoding efflux transporter outer membrane subunit: MSRASGLAVAGLGLLLSACQVVGPDYHLPDEAAVHREDFQGDLAVNGKHVVSAPVPADWWRLYQDPRLDQLVQQAMASNTDLRVAAANLSRARAQVDEAQAAGGWSGGVKVGAQRLQESGEAFLLPEKVPVANVGDIGITTSYQFDLFGTLQRGIEAAKANADATQAAADTARITLVADVVRAYTQVCAANEEREIAQHSLDLQAQSTTLTQRLRDAGRGDETQVTRSQTQFKSLRAELPRYEAARQSGLFRLSMLLAKPVEQLPAGTRDCAELPKIAQLLPVGDGAALLKRRPDVRQAERRLAAATAGIGIATGELYPDISIGATVGTVGTLENLGKPSTNRWGFGPLLTWTVPSNGSRARIREAEFATQGALAHFDGVVLNAIRETQTGLAQYSAQLQRREALADAEQSAQLAADQTHRFFQAGRASFLADLQATRTYTDVRAQLASANTQVAMSQIDLFLALGGGWESGRTQGSQPGKP, translated from the coding sequence ATGAGCAGGGCCTCGGGTTTGGCGGTTGCCGGATTGGGCTTGTTGCTGTCGGCCTGTCAGGTGGTGGGGCCGGATTATCACTTGCCGGACGAGGCCGCCGTGCACCGTGAAGACTTTCAGGGCGACCTGGCGGTGAACGGCAAACATGTCGTCTCGGCGCCGGTGCCCGCCGATTGGTGGCGGCTGTATCAGGATCCGCGTCTGGACCAATTGGTGCAGCAAGCCATGGCCTCCAACACCGATTTGCGGGTGGCGGCGGCGAATCTTTCGCGGGCTCGCGCTCAGGTCGACGAAGCGCAGGCGGCGGGCGGTTGGAGTGGCGGCGTGAAGGTCGGCGCCCAGCGTCTGCAGGAGTCCGGCGAAGCGTTCTTGCTACCGGAGAAAGTGCCCGTGGCCAACGTCGGCGATATCGGCATCACGACCTCGTACCAGTTCGACCTGTTCGGCACCTTGCAGCGCGGCATCGAAGCGGCCAAGGCCAATGCCGATGCGACCCAGGCGGCAGCGGATACCGCGCGCATTACGCTGGTGGCCGATGTGGTGCGGGCTTACACCCAGGTCTGCGCGGCCAACGAAGAACGGGAGATCGCGCAGCACTCCCTCGACTTGCAAGCCCAGAGCACCACGTTGACTCAGCGCTTGCGAGATGCCGGACGCGGCGATGAAACCCAGGTCACCCGTTCGCAAACCCAATTCAAATCCTTGCGCGCCGAATTGCCGCGTTATGAAGCCGCACGTCAGTCCGGGTTGTTCCGCTTGTCGATGCTGCTGGCCAAACCGGTCGAGCAACTGCCGGCGGGTACCCGTGATTGCGCCGAGTTGCCGAAAATTGCCCAATTGTTGCCGGTGGGTGACGGCGCTGCGCTGCTTAAACGCCGACCCGACGTGCGCCAGGCCGAGCGCAGATTGGCTGCAGCAACCGCTGGCATCGGCATTGCCACCGGCGAGTTGTACCCGGACATCAGCATCGGCGCGACCGTGGGTACGGTCGGCACCCTGGAAAACCTTGGCAAACCGTCGACCAATCGCTGGGGCTTCGGTCCGTTGCTGACCTGGACCGTACCGTCCAACGGCTCCCGCGCGCGAATCCGTGAGGCCGAGTTCGCAACCCAAGGCGCGCTGGCGCATTTCGATGGCGTGGTGCTCAACGCCATCCGCGAGACTCAGACCGGCCTGGCGCAATATTCCGCGCAACTTCAACGTCGCGAAGCGTTGGCTGACGCCGAACAGTCGGCGCAACTGGCGGCAGACCAGACCCACCGCTTCTTCCAGGCCGGTCGTGCGTCGTTCCTGGCGGACTTGCAAGCCACCCGCACCTACACCGATGTACGGGCGCAACTGGCCTCGGCCAACACCCAGGTTGCCATGAGCCAGATCGATTTGTTCCTCGCTTTGGGCGGTGGCTGGGAAAGCGGACGAACGCAAGGCTCACAACCCGGCAAACCCTGA
- the pgaA gene encoding poly-beta-1,6 N-acetyl-D-glucosamine export porin PgaA has protein sequence MPRIAGPFIHRGLRPLFRVALCGQLLWPVLALADTPYDQMVRDARAGNYTPALTVLRQVPVSQASTGQISDHLQIASWAGLDAEVVQVYETQGRDRALPVQALTATARAYRNLKRWDSATQVYNKALALEPQNADLQLGLAMTQADAGKPDEAVARARALVAAKPDDPSRRLALAYALTRAGANYDALFEYDQAFTRAGSKPEVAREYVVALQRARLPEPALRLARQRPGLIDPVTQRRLEGDLAAERVRLAELATRSEKERYVIADRALADYDQLLATWTPDPAAHDDVIRWRIDRMGALKARARTAEVIAEYQKLLAEGVKIPTYALRWVASSYLDQRQPEIATELYRQVLVAPDADVGDRLEDSTALYYALLESDKADDARKVAEDLAKTQKPRVELKGLPVGNPNDEWMDAQQLAAQAGTYGADLPSGEQRLQALVDQAPGNIGLRLAQADLYLARDWPRRAENQLKETESMAPRDIGLEVAQGHTAMDLQEWRQMDALTDDVVARFPDNRQVQRLQRQRAVHDMAELRVQAYGGKSYGGGNGNVGAVNGSRDFGIETTLYSPPIDEDWRLFAGAGYATGDFQEGTGHHRFQRVGLERRTRDMSLEAEVSNHSYGFGDKQGARLAIARDIDDHWQYGGSLEYLSAQTPLRALNSDITANGGSGFIRWRANESREWRLAVSPSHFSDGNNRVEAMLTGREGIYRAPGLQVDLGLEVGSSHNSKSGDVPYFNPKSDFSVLPTVNVNHVLYHRYETSWSQQFQAGAGTYSQRDHGTGGIALLGYGQRYSWNDVFEVGGLLSAINRPFDGDRETDLRLLVDLTYRF, from the coding sequence ATGCCGCGTATTGCTGGTCCCTTTATTCATCGTGGGCTGCGCCCCTTGTTTCGCGTTGCGCTGTGCGGCCAATTGTTGTGGCCGGTGCTGGCGCTCGCCGATACCCCTTACGATCAAATGGTTCGCGATGCGCGGGCCGGCAACTACACGCCTGCGCTGACGGTGTTGCGCCAGGTGCCGGTAAGCCAGGCCTCCACTGGCCAGATCAGCGATCACCTGCAGATCGCCAGTTGGGCCGGTCTGGATGCGGAAGTGGTACAGGTCTATGAAACCCAGGGACGTGATCGGGCGTTGCCGGTCCAGGCCCTGACCGCCACCGCGCGGGCCTATCGCAACCTCAAGCGCTGGGACTCAGCGACCCAGGTGTACAACAAGGCCCTGGCCCTTGAACCGCAAAATGCCGACCTGCAGCTGGGCCTGGCGATGACCCAGGCCGACGCCGGTAAACCTGACGAGGCGGTTGCCCGCGCCAGGGCACTGGTGGCGGCGAAACCGGATGATCCTTCCCGCCGCCTGGCCCTGGCCTACGCCTTGACCCGCGCCGGTGCCAACTACGATGCGTTATTTGAGTACGACCAGGCCTTCACCCGCGCCGGCAGCAAACCCGAAGTCGCTCGGGAATACGTGGTTGCCCTGCAACGCGCCCGTTTGCCGGAACCGGCCTTGCGCCTGGCGCGTCAGCGGCCGGGATTGATTGATCCGGTCACGCAACGCCGTCTCGAAGGTGACCTGGCCGCTGAACGCGTGCGCCTGGCCGAACTGGCCACCCGCAGCGAAAAAGAACGTTATGTGATCGCCGATCGGGCCCTGGCCGATTACGACCAGTTACTGGCGACCTGGACGCCGGACCCTGCGGCCCACGATGACGTCATCCGCTGGCGAATCGACCGCATGGGCGCCCTCAAGGCCCGTGCACGCACCGCTGAAGTGATCGCCGAATACCAGAAACTGCTCGCCGAAGGCGTGAAGATTCCGACCTATGCCCTGCGTTGGGTGGCGTCGTCCTATCTGGATCAGCGTCAGCCGGAAATCGCCACCGAGTTGTATCGCCAGGTGCTGGTGGCGCCGGATGCCGATGTCGGCGACCGCCTGGAAGACAGCACCGCGCTCTATTACGCCTTGCTTGAAAGTGACAAGGCTGATGACGCGCGCAAGGTCGCCGAGGACTTGGCCAAGACCCAAAAGCCACGGGTCGAGCTCAAGGGCTTGCCGGTGGGCAATCCCAACGATGAATGGATGGACGCGCAGCAACTCGCCGCCCAGGCCGGCACCTACGGCGCCGATCTGCCGTCGGGCGAGCAGCGTTTACAGGCGTTGGTGGATCAGGCGCCGGGCAACATCGGCCTGCGCCTGGCCCAGGCCGATCTGTACCTGGCCCGGGACTGGCCACGACGCGCCGAGAATCAGCTCAAGGAAACCGAGAGCATGGCCCCGCGGGATATCGGGCTGGAAGTCGCTCAGGGCCACACCGCCATGGACCTGCAGGAGTGGCGGCAGATGGATGCACTGACCGACGATGTGGTCGCGCGCTTTCCGGACAACCGTCAGGTGCAGCGTTTACAGCGTCAGCGTGCGGTCCACGACATGGCCGAGCTGCGAGTGCAGGCCTACGGCGGCAAGAGTTATGGCGGTGGCAACGGCAACGTCGGGGCGGTCAACGGCAGCCGCGACTTCGGCATCGAAACCACGCTGTACAGCCCGCCCATCGATGAAGACTGGCGCCTGTTCGCCGGTGCCGGTTACGCCACCGGCGATTTCCAGGAAGGCACTGGCCACCATCGCTTCCAGCGTGTCGGGCTCGAACGCCGGACTCGCGACATGAGCCTGGAAGCGGAAGTCTCCAACCATTCCTACGGCTTCGGTGACAAACAGGGCGCGCGCCTGGCGATTGCCCGAGACATCGACGATCACTGGCAGTACGGCGGCAGCCTCGAGTACCTGTCGGCACAAACACCGTTGCGAGCGTTGAACAGCGACATCACGGCCAACGGCGGCAGCGGTTTTATCCGCTGGCGCGCCAATGAAAGCCGCGAGTGGAGACTGGCGGTCAGCCCCTCGCATTTCAGCGACGGCAACAACCGTGTCGAAGCGATGCTCACCGGTCGCGAGGGCATTTACCGCGCGCCGGGGTTGCAAGTCGACCTCGGCCTGGAAGTCGGCAGCAGCCATAACTCCAAGTCCGGCGACGTACCGTATTTCAATCCCAAATCCGACTTCAGCGTGCTGCCGACGGTGAACGTCAATCACGTGCTTTACCACCGTTACGAAACCTCCTGGAGCCAGCAGTTCCAGGCCGGTGCGGGCACTTACAGCCAGCGTGATCACGGTACGGGCGGCATCGCCCTGCTGGGCTACGGCCAGCGTTATAGCTGGAACGACGTGTTCGAGGTGGGCGGCCTGCTGAGTGCGATCAATCGGCCTTTTGACGGTGATCGCGAAACTGATCTGCGCTTGCTCGTCGACCTTACTTACCGCTTCTAG
- a CDS encoding YdgA family protein codes for MNKSAGVFLGIIVAIGAISAGGAWYTGSKLDGVLNSSIADANKELQAALAGSNGTASLELVSLERHVFSSTAHYRLKGEGEMFGEAPMEMLFVDRIEHGPLPFSRLVSLKLLPVLATSHYELEKTPLTEKWFAAAKDKSPVKGVVNIGYDNSTKGSLEFLPLEAALDDKSNLTFSGLKLDVAASAQAQKVKADGYMDSLKLTTVAEDQTPVQFELNGLTLASNLNKSTYGYYVGENTVELSNSKTTFGAKQSVLGFKNFEIKNQTEESGTNASGRGDYKVGEVSLNGKVIGSAQMAMSLKNLDIPSTMSLMQIYQTKLQPYERAAAEATAAGLPAPPLNLTPAEEAQVKTGLEKLLAAGPQVALENLSFNTSNGESRANLVLDLTKPQSMDLPPDQLVKQLIALLDFNVLVSKPMLVDVLTVQSQIDGQTDAKLIADQASATADMFSSMAVGTQLAKLDGNNVVTKLHYANNQVDFNGQKMTLEEFVGFVMGKLGGTTTIQ; via the coding sequence ATGAATAAATCAGCAGGCGTGTTTCTAGGAATTATCGTGGCCATCGGTGCGATCAGCGCTGGCGGCGCCTGGTACACCGGCAGCAAACTCGATGGGGTGCTGAACAGCTCGATCGCCGACGCCAACAAAGAACTGCAAGCCGCGCTGGCAGGCTCCAACGGCACGGCGTCGCTGGAACTGGTATCGCTGGAACGTCATGTGTTCAGCAGCACCGCGCACTACCGCCTCAAGGGTGAGGGCGAGATGTTTGGTGAAGCGCCGATGGAGATGCTGTTCGTCGACCGCATCGAACACGGCCCACTGCCGTTCTCGCGCCTGGTGTCGCTGAAGTTGTTGCCAGTCCTGGCCACCAGTCACTACGAGCTGGAAAAAACGCCACTGACCGAGAAGTGGTTCGCTGCCGCCAAGGACAAATCCCCGGTCAAAGGTGTGGTCAACATCGGCTACGACAACTCCACCAAGGGCTCCCTCGAATTCCTGCCGCTGGAAGCAGCACTGGATGACAAATCCAATCTGACGTTCTCTGGGTTGAAACTTGATGTGGCCGCCAGCGCCCAGGCGCAAAAGGTCAAAGCCGACGGTTACATGGACAGCTTGAAGCTCACCACCGTGGCTGAAGACCAGACCCCCGTGCAGTTTGAACTCAATGGCTTGACCCTGGCCAGCAACCTGAACAAGAGCACCTACGGCTATTACGTCGGTGAAAACACCGTCGAGCTGAGCAACAGCAAAACCACCTTCGGCGCCAAGCAATCGGTGCTCGGCTTCAAGAATTTCGAAATCAAGAACCAGACCGAGGAATCAGGCACCAACGCTTCGGGGCGCGGCGATTACAAGGTCGGTGAAGTGTCCTTGAACGGCAAGGTAATCGGCTCCGCGCAGATGGCCATGAGCCTGAAAAACCTCGACATCCCGTCCACGATGTCGCTGATGCAGATCTACCAGACCAAACTGCAACCGTACGAGCGGGCCGCCGCCGAAGCCACTGCCGCCGGTCTACCGGCGCCGCCGCTGAACCTGACCCCGGCCGAAGAAGCACAGGTCAAGACGGGTCTGGAGAAACTGCTGGCCGCAGGTCCCCAGGTGGCCCTGGAAAACCTGTCGTTCAACACCAGCAACGGCGAAAGCCGCGCCAACCTGGTGCTGGACCTGACCAAACCGCAATCCATGGACCTGCCGCCGGACCAGTTGGTCAAGCAGTTGATCGCGTTGCTGGATTTCAACGTACTGGTGTCCAAGCCAATGCTCGTTGACGTGCTCACCGTGCAGTCGCAAATCGACGGCCAGACCGACGCCAAGCTCATCGCCGATCAGGCGAGCGCAACCGCTGATATGTTCAGCAGCATGGCGGTCGGTACGCAACTGGCGAAACTGGACGGTAACAACGTCGTCACCAAATTGCATTACGCCAACAATCAAGTGGACTTCAACGGCCAGAAAATGACCCTTGAGGAATTTGTCGGCTTCGTGATGGGCAAACTCGGTGGCACTACCACCATCCAGTAA